Proteins encoded by one window of Juglans regia cultivar Chandler chromosome 15, Walnut 2.0, whole genome shotgun sequence:
- the LOC108992361 gene encoding uncharacterized protein LOC108992361 isoform X3 has translation MGKALCYDGQKTEVSKSLINRICDVFSDGIHFAAPISSLRTNEFDLVQGVLRMLQGFSSSLFYWDRNEKSFYAKTGIYVTHLSHTSLLTILNQFMYAATCLQHVETVVNEVERSVRSPPPTLRAFTCSVSAWLKRLRDIALKEEMKICSADMGTTPTLLGLASSLSSLCSGAEFLFQIVHGAIPREFFKSNFSVPAAELAVCVLDYLYQRLNEVCLVQGGEVEAYQMLLHIFVGSLLPYIEGLDSWLFEGSLDDPFEEMFFYANRAISVDEADFWEKSYLLRPVQFRNFDDELSATTSASDCVPLTNDKKETSERDSISLSSSIKGKEGSIRDCQACPLFIKDMSKSVLSAGKSLQLIRHVSTTFSVTSSKGSDCQFDGFGTSSDGFHRGQIIAGLTLSEIFFVSLAGLIGHGDHISRYFWQDNHCKTTPSFEESFVNKLKVEHGGGETLPLLPCSEKLWYKFLVDTLLQKRVINSKSARKDASYSLDAKEENMVADVGVKLPLLESFCTENPVITVCQKILRKNMDAWKTLNLSRNFYLPPLNDEILRKAVFGNEQISSHATQGTNYAFGFQFSESEYIRSQNDTEMLEVLFPFPTLLPTFQDDLHMSELLPFQNNSTLASRVLTWIQNVELRTTPLPLVIMQECLTIYVKKQVDYVGKHILSKLMTEWRLMDELAVLRAIYLLGSGDLLQHFLTVIFNKLDKGETWDDDFELNTILQKLCRWNATKCSRCIGCVHCQNSRC, from the exons ATGGGGAAAGCTCTCTGCTACG ATGGCCAAAAGACAGAAGTCTCTAAAAGTTTAATCAATAGGATCTGTGATGTCTTCTCTGATGGAATACATTTTGCAGCACCAATTTCCTCCTTGAGGACAAATGAATTTGACCTG GTACAAGGTGTTTTACGAATGTTGCAAGGATTTTCTAGTTCCCTGTTCTATTGGGACCGGAATGAAAAAAGTTTTTATGCTAAAACTGGAATATATGTGACTCACCTTTCCCATACAAGCCTCCTCACTATTCTTAATCAATTTATGTATGCCGCGACATGTTTACAACATGTAGAAACAGTAGTCAATGAAGTTGAGAGATCTGTGAGATCACCTCCTCCAACTTTGAGGGCATTTACATGCTCTGTTTCTGCATGGCTTAAG AGGTTGAGGGATATTGCTCTGAAGGAGGAAATGAAGATATGCAGTGCGGACATGGGGACCACTCCGACCTTGTTAGGTTTGGCCAGTTCTTTATCAAG TCTTTGTTCAGGTGCTGAGTTTCTATTTCAAATAGTCCATGGAGCCATTCCCCGAGAATTCTTCAAGTCTAATTTTTCTGTTCCAGCTGCTGAATTGGCTGTTTGTGTGCTTGACTATCTTTACCAGAGGCTCAATGAAGTGTGTCTAGTACAAGGTGGTGAG GTGGAAGCCTATCAGATGCTGCTTCACATATTTGTTGGGAGTTTGTTACCATATATTGAGGGTCTTGATTCGTGGCTATTTGAAGGATCACTAGATGATCCTTTTGAGGAG ATGTTCTTTTATGCAAACAGAGCAATCTCGGTTGATGAGGCTGATTTCTGGGAGAAGAGCTATCTACTAAGACCAGTACAGTTTCGTAATTTTGATGATGAGCTCTCTGCCACAACTTCTGCCAGTGATTGTGTACCTTTGACAAATGACAAGAAGGAAACAAGTGAAAGGGATTCCATCTCTCTGTCTAGCTCTATCAAAGGAAAAGAGGGGAGCATCAGAGACTGCCAAGCTTGTCCTCTGTTTATTAAGGATATGTCTAAATCAGTTCTCTCTGCCGGAAAATCATTGCAACTGATCCGGCATGTTTCTACTACATTTTCAGTGACATCTAGCAAAGGAAGTGATTGTCAGTTTGACGGTTTTGGAACTTCTAGTGATGGTTTTCATCGTGGGCAGATTATAGCCGGGTTAACCTTATCAGAAATTTTCTTTGTGTCATTAGCAGGTCTCATAGGCCATGGTGATCACATTTCTAGATACTTTTGGCAAGATAACCATTGCAAAACCACCCCATCATTTGAGGAATCCTTTGTGAACAAATTAAAAGTAGAACATGGTGGTGGTGAAACTTTGCCACTTTTACCATGCTCAGAGAAGCTTTGGTATAAGTTCTTGGTTGATACATTGCTTCAAAAGAGAGTGATCAATTCAAAGTCTGCACGTAAGGATGCAAGTTATTCCCTTGATGCAAAGGAAGAGAATATGGTTGCAGATGTTGGTGTTAAATTGCCTCTCTTGGAATCGTTCTGCACAGAAAATCCAGTTATTACCGTGTGTCAGAAGATCCTTAGAAAGAATATGGATGCCTGGAAAACACTTAACTTGTCTAGAAATTTCTATTTACCACCTTTAAATGATGAGATTTTACGGAAGGCTGTGTTTGGCAACGAGCAGATTTCTTCTCATGCTACTCAAGGAACAAACTATGCTTTTGGTTTCCAGTTTAGTGAATCTGAATATATTCGTTCACAAAATGACACAGAAATGTTGGAAGTGTTGTTTCCTTTTCCTACTCTTCTTCCTACATTTCAG GATGATCTCCATATGTCAGAGCTGTTACCTTTCCAGAATAATAGCACCCTTGCATCAAGAGTTCTTACATGGATCCAAAATGTTGAACTGAGAACTACTCCACTTCCTCTGGTTATTATGCAGGAATGCCTTACTATCTACGTTAAGAAGCAA GTGGATTATGTAGGCAAGCATATATTGTCAAAGTTGATGACTGAGTGGAGGTTAATGGATGAACTTGCAGTGTTGCGTGCGATATACTTGTTAGGTTCAG GTGATCTGCTGCAGCACTTTTTGACTGTGATTTTTAATAAGCTGGACAAGGGAGAAACCTGGGATGACGATTTTGAGTTGAATACGATACTACAG AAACTCTGCCGATGGAATGCTACTAAGTGCTCCAGATGCATTGGTTGTGTCCATTGCCAAAACTCAAGGTGTTGA
- the LOC108992361 gene encoding gamma-tubulin complex component 5-like isoform X2 → MKICSADMGTTPTLLGLASSLSSLCSGAEFLFQIVHGAIPREFFKSNFSVPAAELAVCVLDYLYQRLNEVCLVQGGEVEAYQMLLHIFVGSLLPYIEGLDSWLFEGSLDDPFEEMFFYANRAISVDEADFWEKSYLLRPVQFRNFDDELSATTSASDCVPLTNDKKETSERDSISLSSSIKGKEGSIRDCQACPLFIKDMSKSVLSAGKSLQLIRHVSTTFSVTSSKGSDCQFDGFGTSSDGFHRGQIIAGLTLSEIFFVSLAGLIGHGDHISRYFWQDNHCKTTPSFEESFVNKLKVEHGGGETLPLLPCSEKLWYKFLVDTLLQKRVINSKSARKDASYSLDAKEENMVADVGVKLPLLESFCTENPVITVCQKILRKNMDAWKTLNLSRNFYLPPLNDEILRKAVFGNEQISSHATQGTNYAFGFQFSESEYIRSQNDTEMLEVLFPFPTLLPTFQDDLHMSELLPFQNNSTLASRVLTWIQNVELRTTPLPLVIMQECLTIYVKKQVDYVGKHILSKLMTEWRLMDELAVLRAIYLLGSGDLLQHFLTVIFNKLDKGETWDDDFELNTILQESIRNSADGMLLSAPDALVVSIAKTQGVDGDQPNLITVASTPRKSRVHSFGIDGLDLLKFTYKVSWPLELIANKEAVKKYNQVMGFLLKVKRAKFVLDKARRWMWKSRGTAESNRKRHWLVEQKLLHFVDAFHQYVMDRVYHSAWLELCEGMAAARSLDEVIEVHEAYLLSIQRQCFVVPDKLWALIASRINSILGLALDFYSIQQTLTSGGAVSAIKARCEMEVDRIEKQFDDCIAFLLRVLSFKLNVGHFPHLADLVTRINYNYFYMSDGGNLMIAPSSETVGLKLGKASASRTD, encoded by the exons ATGAAGATATGCAGTGCGGACATGGGGACCACTCCGACCTTGTTAGGTTTGGCCAGTTCTTTATCAAG TCTTTGTTCAGGTGCTGAGTTTCTATTTCAAATAGTCCATGGAGCCATTCCCCGAGAATTCTTCAAGTCTAATTTTTCTGTTCCAGCTGCTGAATTGGCTGTTTGTGTGCTTGACTATCTTTACCAGAGGCTCAATGAAGTGTGTCTAGTACAAGGTGGTGAG GTGGAAGCCTATCAGATGCTGCTTCACATATTTGTTGGGAGTTTGTTACCATATATTGAGGGTCTTGATTCGTGGCTATTTGAAGGATCACTAGATGATCCTTTTGAGGAG ATGTTCTTTTATGCAAACAGAGCAATCTCGGTTGATGAGGCTGATTTCTGGGAGAAGAGCTATCTACTAAGACCAGTACAGTTTCGTAATTTTGATGATGAGCTCTCTGCCACAACTTCTGCCAGTGATTGTGTACCTTTGACAAATGACAAGAAGGAAACAAGTGAAAGGGATTCCATCTCTCTGTCTAGCTCTATCAAAGGAAAAGAGGGGAGCATCAGAGACTGCCAAGCTTGTCCTCTGTTTATTAAGGATATGTCTAAATCAGTTCTCTCTGCCGGAAAATCATTGCAACTGATCCGGCATGTTTCTACTACATTTTCAGTGACATCTAGCAAAGGAAGTGATTGTCAGTTTGACGGTTTTGGAACTTCTAGTGATGGTTTTCATCGTGGGCAGATTATAGCCGGGTTAACCTTATCAGAAATTTTCTTTGTGTCATTAGCAGGTCTCATAGGCCATGGTGATCACATTTCTAGATACTTTTGGCAAGATAACCATTGCAAAACCACCCCATCATTTGAGGAATCCTTTGTGAACAAATTAAAAGTAGAACATGGTGGTGGTGAAACTTTGCCACTTTTACCATGCTCAGAGAAGCTTTGGTATAAGTTCTTGGTTGATACATTGCTTCAAAAGAGAGTGATCAATTCAAAGTCTGCACGTAAGGATGCAAGTTATTCCCTTGATGCAAAGGAAGAGAATATGGTTGCAGATGTTGGTGTTAAATTGCCTCTCTTGGAATCGTTCTGCACAGAAAATCCAGTTATTACCGTGTGTCAGAAGATCCTTAGAAAGAATATGGATGCCTGGAAAACACTTAACTTGTCTAGAAATTTCTATTTACCACCTTTAAATGATGAGATTTTACGGAAGGCTGTGTTTGGCAACGAGCAGATTTCTTCTCATGCTACTCAAGGAACAAACTATGCTTTTGGTTTCCAGTTTAGTGAATCTGAATATATTCGTTCACAAAATGACACAGAAATGTTGGAAGTGTTGTTTCCTTTTCCTACTCTTCTTCCTACATTTCAG GATGATCTCCATATGTCAGAGCTGTTACCTTTCCAGAATAATAGCACCCTTGCATCAAGAGTTCTTACATGGATCCAAAATGTTGAACTGAGAACTACTCCACTTCCTCTGGTTATTATGCAGGAATGCCTTACTATCTACGTTAAGAAGCAA GTGGATTATGTAGGCAAGCATATATTGTCAAAGTTGATGACTGAGTGGAGGTTAATGGATGAACTTGCAGTGTTGCGTGCGATATACTTGTTAGGTTCAG GTGATCTGCTGCAGCACTTTTTGACTGTGATTTTTAATAAGCTGGACAAGGGAGAAACCTGGGATGACGATTTTGAGTTGAATACGATACTACAG GAATCTATTAGAAACTCTGCCGATGGAATGCTACTAAGTGCTCCAGATGCATTGGTTGTGTCCATTGCCAAAACTCAAGGTGTTGATGGTGATCAACCTAATTTAATTACCGTTGCCTCAACCCCTCGAAAAAGTCGTGTTCATAGTTTTGGgattgatggccttgacttacTGAAATTCACATACAAG GTCTCTTGGCCACTTGAGCTTATTGCTAATAAAGAGGCTGTCAAGAAGTACAACcaa GTGATGGGCTTCTTGTTGAAAGTCAAGCGTGCAAAATTTGTTCTTGATAAAGCTCGGAGGTGGATGTGGAAG AGTAGAGGTACTGCAGAAAGCAACCGCAAGCGCCACTGGTTGGTGGAGCAGAAACTCCTCCATTTTGTGGATGCTTTTCACCAATATGTAATGGACAGG GTATATCATAGTGCATGGCTTGAACTATGTGAGGGTATGGCAGCTGCAAGATCCTTGGATGAGGTCATAGAAGTGCACGAAGCCTACTTACTTTCAATTCAGCGGCAGTGCTTTGTTGTCCCAGATAAACTG TGGGCTCTGATTGCAAGCCGAATCAACAGCATCCTTGGATTAGCTCTTGATTTCTATTCCATACAGCAAACACTAACTAGTGGTGGTGCAGTTTCTGCGATCAAGGCCAGATGTGAGATGGAAGTTGACCGTATTGAGAAACAGTTTGATGATTGCATTGCTTTCCTACTGAGA GTCCTATCTTTCAAGCTCAATGTAGGGCACTTCCCTCATCTGGCAGATTTGGTTACGAGGATCAACTACAACTATTTCTACATGTCTGATGGTGGAAACTTGATGATTGCTCCTAGTTCTGAAACTGTTGGTTTGAAACTAGGGAAGGCCTCTGCCAGTAGAACAGACTGA
- the LOC108992361 gene encoding gamma-tubulin complex component 5-like isoform X1: MGKALCYDGQKTEVSKSLINRICDVFSDGIHFAAPISSLRTNEFDLVQGVLRMLQGFSSSLFYWDRNEKSFYAKTGIYVTHLSHTSLLTILNQFMYAATCLQHVETVVNEVERSVRSPPPTLRAFTCSVSAWLKRLRDIALKEEMKICSADMGTTPTLLGLASSLSSLCSGAEFLFQIVHGAIPREFFKSNFSVPAAELAVCVLDYLYQRLNEVCLVQGGEVEAYQMLLHIFVGSLLPYIEGLDSWLFEGSLDDPFEEMFFYANRAISVDEADFWEKSYLLRPVQFRNFDDELSATTSASDCVPLTNDKKETSERDSISLSSSIKGKEGSIRDCQACPLFIKDMSKSVLSAGKSLQLIRHVSTTFSVTSSKGSDCQFDGFGTSSDGFHRGQIIAGLTLSEIFFVSLAGLIGHGDHISRYFWQDNHCKTTPSFEESFVNKLKVEHGGGETLPLLPCSEKLWYKFLVDTLLQKRVINSKSARKDASYSLDAKEENMVADVGVKLPLLESFCTENPVITVCQKILRKNMDAWKTLNLSRNFYLPPLNDEILRKAVFGNEQISSHATQGTNYAFGFQFSESEYIRSQNDTEMLEVLFPFPTLLPTFQDDLHMSELLPFQNNSTLASRVLTWIQNVELRTTPLPLVIMQECLTIYVKKQVDYVGKHILSKLMTEWRLMDELAVLRAIYLLGSGDLLQHFLTVIFNKLDKGETWDDDFELNTILQESIRNSADGMLLSAPDALVVSIAKTQGVDGDQPNLITVASTPRKSRVHSFGIDGLDLLKFTYKVSWPLELIANKEAVKKYNQVMGFLLKVKRAKFVLDKARRWMWKSRGTAESNRKRHWLVEQKLLHFVDAFHQYVMDRVYHSAWLELCEGMAAARSLDEVIEVHEAYLLSIQRQCFVVPDKLWALIASRINSILGLALDFYSIQQTLTSGGAVSAIKARCEMEVDRIEKQFDDCIAFLLRVLSFKLNVGHFPHLADLVTRINYNYFYMSDGGNLMIAPSSETVGLKLGKASASRTD; encoded by the exons ATGGGGAAAGCTCTCTGCTACG ATGGCCAAAAGACAGAAGTCTCTAAAAGTTTAATCAATAGGATCTGTGATGTCTTCTCTGATGGAATACATTTTGCAGCACCAATTTCCTCCTTGAGGACAAATGAATTTGACCTG GTACAAGGTGTTTTACGAATGTTGCAAGGATTTTCTAGTTCCCTGTTCTATTGGGACCGGAATGAAAAAAGTTTTTATGCTAAAACTGGAATATATGTGACTCACCTTTCCCATACAAGCCTCCTCACTATTCTTAATCAATTTATGTATGCCGCGACATGTTTACAACATGTAGAAACAGTAGTCAATGAAGTTGAGAGATCTGTGAGATCACCTCCTCCAACTTTGAGGGCATTTACATGCTCTGTTTCTGCATGGCTTAAG AGGTTGAGGGATATTGCTCTGAAGGAGGAAATGAAGATATGCAGTGCGGACATGGGGACCACTCCGACCTTGTTAGGTTTGGCCAGTTCTTTATCAAG TCTTTGTTCAGGTGCTGAGTTTCTATTTCAAATAGTCCATGGAGCCATTCCCCGAGAATTCTTCAAGTCTAATTTTTCTGTTCCAGCTGCTGAATTGGCTGTTTGTGTGCTTGACTATCTTTACCAGAGGCTCAATGAAGTGTGTCTAGTACAAGGTGGTGAG GTGGAAGCCTATCAGATGCTGCTTCACATATTTGTTGGGAGTTTGTTACCATATATTGAGGGTCTTGATTCGTGGCTATTTGAAGGATCACTAGATGATCCTTTTGAGGAG ATGTTCTTTTATGCAAACAGAGCAATCTCGGTTGATGAGGCTGATTTCTGGGAGAAGAGCTATCTACTAAGACCAGTACAGTTTCGTAATTTTGATGATGAGCTCTCTGCCACAACTTCTGCCAGTGATTGTGTACCTTTGACAAATGACAAGAAGGAAACAAGTGAAAGGGATTCCATCTCTCTGTCTAGCTCTATCAAAGGAAAAGAGGGGAGCATCAGAGACTGCCAAGCTTGTCCTCTGTTTATTAAGGATATGTCTAAATCAGTTCTCTCTGCCGGAAAATCATTGCAACTGATCCGGCATGTTTCTACTACATTTTCAGTGACATCTAGCAAAGGAAGTGATTGTCAGTTTGACGGTTTTGGAACTTCTAGTGATGGTTTTCATCGTGGGCAGATTATAGCCGGGTTAACCTTATCAGAAATTTTCTTTGTGTCATTAGCAGGTCTCATAGGCCATGGTGATCACATTTCTAGATACTTTTGGCAAGATAACCATTGCAAAACCACCCCATCATTTGAGGAATCCTTTGTGAACAAATTAAAAGTAGAACATGGTGGTGGTGAAACTTTGCCACTTTTACCATGCTCAGAGAAGCTTTGGTATAAGTTCTTGGTTGATACATTGCTTCAAAAGAGAGTGATCAATTCAAAGTCTGCACGTAAGGATGCAAGTTATTCCCTTGATGCAAAGGAAGAGAATATGGTTGCAGATGTTGGTGTTAAATTGCCTCTCTTGGAATCGTTCTGCACAGAAAATCCAGTTATTACCGTGTGTCAGAAGATCCTTAGAAAGAATATGGATGCCTGGAAAACACTTAACTTGTCTAGAAATTTCTATTTACCACCTTTAAATGATGAGATTTTACGGAAGGCTGTGTTTGGCAACGAGCAGATTTCTTCTCATGCTACTCAAGGAACAAACTATGCTTTTGGTTTCCAGTTTAGTGAATCTGAATATATTCGTTCACAAAATGACACAGAAATGTTGGAAGTGTTGTTTCCTTTTCCTACTCTTCTTCCTACATTTCAG GATGATCTCCATATGTCAGAGCTGTTACCTTTCCAGAATAATAGCACCCTTGCATCAAGAGTTCTTACATGGATCCAAAATGTTGAACTGAGAACTACTCCACTTCCTCTGGTTATTATGCAGGAATGCCTTACTATCTACGTTAAGAAGCAA GTGGATTATGTAGGCAAGCATATATTGTCAAAGTTGATGACTGAGTGGAGGTTAATGGATGAACTTGCAGTGTTGCGTGCGATATACTTGTTAGGTTCAG GTGATCTGCTGCAGCACTTTTTGACTGTGATTTTTAATAAGCTGGACAAGGGAGAAACCTGGGATGACGATTTTGAGTTGAATACGATACTACAG GAATCTATTAGAAACTCTGCCGATGGAATGCTACTAAGTGCTCCAGATGCATTGGTTGTGTCCATTGCCAAAACTCAAGGTGTTGATGGTGATCAACCTAATTTAATTACCGTTGCCTCAACCCCTCGAAAAAGTCGTGTTCATAGTTTTGGgattgatggccttgacttacTGAAATTCACATACAAG GTCTCTTGGCCACTTGAGCTTATTGCTAATAAAGAGGCTGTCAAGAAGTACAACcaa GTGATGGGCTTCTTGTTGAAAGTCAAGCGTGCAAAATTTGTTCTTGATAAAGCTCGGAGGTGGATGTGGAAG AGTAGAGGTACTGCAGAAAGCAACCGCAAGCGCCACTGGTTGGTGGAGCAGAAACTCCTCCATTTTGTGGATGCTTTTCACCAATATGTAATGGACAGG GTATATCATAGTGCATGGCTTGAACTATGTGAGGGTATGGCAGCTGCAAGATCCTTGGATGAGGTCATAGAAGTGCACGAAGCCTACTTACTTTCAATTCAGCGGCAGTGCTTTGTTGTCCCAGATAAACTG TGGGCTCTGATTGCAAGCCGAATCAACAGCATCCTTGGATTAGCTCTTGATTTCTATTCCATACAGCAAACACTAACTAGTGGTGGTGCAGTTTCTGCGATCAAGGCCAGATGTGAGATGGAAGTTGACCGTATTGAGAAACAGTTTGATGATTGCATTGCTTTCCTACTGAGA GTCCTATCTTTCAAGCTCAATGTAGGGCACTTCCCTCATCTGGCAGATTTGGTTACGAGGATCAACTACAACTATTTCTACATGTCTGATGGTGGAAACTTGATGATTGCTCCTAGTTCTGAAACTGTTGGTTTGAAACTAGGGAAGGCCTCTGCCAGTAGAACAGACTGA